In the Chlorobium limicola DSM 245 genome, one interval contains:
- a CDS encoding NACHT domain-containing protein, translating to MATVPYIDRHLRLENQQISTDEFIDKLGVAVVLAEPGAGKTRLLEQLRELLDVPIYRASIFRHKNQIEWPDPLLIDAFDEVAKMDLSAIDQIIVKAAESGIQRVIFATRSSEWAESQTKTVRDSFSLIPLLVYLEAFSLQEQQQYFNAYAPGYDFYEFYLEVERMQLQPLAGNPKFLEMLVDAYFQNNKRFESKAQIYHDSIHSAARESNAIASCRNRPSAEKTIEIAAEIFTKLLLSGASGVAISEFIASIDYPYLNSISDNLAIDPWHVLDTKLFKPGSHTDQHEPSHKIISEYCAARYLTDKIKDQSDLFSLEQCLAIMAPNGVIRDELRGLLGWMATFGDRTIQERAIEIDAYAVLANGDPSQLDISSKHLLLNALKSLWEKDPHFRRLDQWRRFNVSGFFTPELIAEVGVLIDGRTPKSSLTGLLLELLQDFSDFTPISKQLKAILLDQEENESNREMALNLLKDADIDESRKIFQILIAEDTRDSLFLVSRLVASIGISRFTDEDLLLFIRKLADFYNPKLNKHYKSVFFIKDFIRLLESKQCEFLLDELSETLVCMRLDTSNDDAWMRNEAESKVIGLLLDRFFELHPRTDNPERLWRWTKCLRYEHHKNEGESISVRALANNHDLRRSVQQIAFSGLNDQDEIWSLMHESFIFHAHSGLRFIQYDMEALAQFAFETKNLPLWTTLWKGHNIYSKEHAVDPLRRLMRSHSRQNQDFLKAWHKRKHEWNEKKAFFNGRRHKRTSKRWKLKEERRKQNNRSNYEKNKELIESGQHYGWLKIFADLYLFQDRTENDFAYVDDASIEKALRNCFTFLQDHIPTLKEAALWKNADLLRVLSAACLAHFKYQGNLSAIAIPVLRIVKADWQGYFGISEKESKAFEQEISRSIFMDESSKRNFLIEYLTPQFANQEHSDAPRLLEKPEFKDGRAELALEWLEIQSKIPFHTAEYLFRLAATHPDKNRFSQMVAKKFDESKSEKERDGKNPVLYGFWALRAFLYLGFEESSAKNWLKEDKRNIFGLEHLLGTWDREENAFWINLNARKIYHILDTYVDEWPKVFLPNSWGTDSPENETAYRFLTDIIWKFREANPEEALPLLDKMLEDQRFTEFHNVVKTLKETARRKKALHDFRAPTPENICAFLESRKIVSVENLRALLIDELRAYQKWLTGASTDPVEVFYDGSNHVNETTASKRVVEDLQNRFNALNLSVSIEHHMANSNRCDITVTTVIDGREIMLVIEAKGQWHQELFAAASFQLSERYCIHPSAADQGVYLVYWFGQRVEVEGRVKHHIASPEELRKQLIDSMDEALKSKIDVFVLDLSKS from the coding sequence TTGGCGACAGTTCCTTACATTGACAGACACCTCAGGTTAGAGAACCAGCAGATTTCCACGGATGAGTTTATCGATAAACTTGGAGTAGCCGTAGTCCTTGCTGAACCGGGTGCCGGAAAAACACGATTGCTTGAGCAATTGAGAGAGTTGCTTGATGTTCCGATTTATCGGGCAAGCATATTCAGGCATAAAAACCAAATTGAATGGCCTGATCCACTTCTTATCGATGCTTTCGACGAAGTTGCAAAAATGGATTTGTCAGCCATTGATCAAATCATTGTCAAAGCAGCTGAGAGTGGGATACAAAGAGTGATTTTTGCCACACGGTCAAGCGAATGGGCGGAATCGCAAACCAAAACTGTAAGAGATTCTTTCTCGCTTATTCCCCTTCTGGTCTATCTGGAAGCATTCTCCCTACAAGAACAACAACAATATTTTAATGCTTACGCTCCCGGATATGATTTTTATGAATTTTATTTAGAAGTCGAGCGAATGCAGTTGCAACCTCTTGCTGGCAATCCAAAATTCTTGGAGATGCTGGTGGATGCATATTTTCAAAATAATAAACGGTTTGAATCAAAGGCCCAAATTTATCATGATAGCATACATTCCGCAGCCCGAGAGAGTAATGCAATAGCATCGTGTAGAAACAGGCCATCGGCAGAAAAAACGATAGAAATAGCAGCGGAAATATTTACAAAACTGCTTCTCTCAGGTGCATCAGGAGTTGCAATCTCTGAATTCATCGCAAGCATTGATTATCCGTACCTTAACTCGATTTCAGATAACCTAGCAATAGATCCTTGGCATGTTCTCGATACCAAGCTATTTAAGCCTGGTAGTCACACTGATCAGCATGAACCATCTCACAAAATCATTTCAGAATATTGTGCTGCCCGCTACCTCACGGATAAAATAAAGGATCAATCGGATCTTTTTAGCCTCGAACAATGTCTTGCAATTATGGCCCCGAATGGGGTGATAAGGGACGAACTGCGAGGATTACTGGGCTGGATGGCAACCTTTGGAGATCGTACAATTCAGGAAAGAGCCATCGAAATAGATGCTTATGCGGTTCTCGCCAATGGAGATCCATCGCAACTTGACATCTCTTCAAAACATCTACTGTTAAATGCGCTCAAGTCACTATGGGAAAAAGACCCCCATTTTAGACGACTGGATCAGTGGAGGCGCTTTAACGTGAGCGGCTTTTTTACTCCCGAGCTGATTGCAGAGGTTGGCGTTCTTATTGATGGGCGAACTCCTAAATCATCGCTGACGGGACTGTTATTGGAACTCTTGCAGGATTTCAGTGACTTTACTCCTATCTCAAAACAACTCAAAGCAATTTTGCTTGATCAAGAAGAGAATGAAAGCAATCGTGAAATGGCCCTAAACCTGCTTAAAGATGCAGATATCGATGAGTCTCGCAAAATCTTTCAAATCTTGATCGCTGAAGACACAAGAGATTCGCTTTTTTTGGTTTCACGTTTAGTAGCTTCGATTGGAATAAGCCGATTTACTGACGAGGACTTACTCCTTTTCATAAGGAAGCTAGCTGATTTTTACAACCCAAAACTAAACAAGCACTATAAGTCAGTGTTTTTCATCAAGGATTTTATCCGGCTCCTTGAAAGCAAACAATGCGAATTTCTTTTAGATGAACTCAGTGAAACGCTTGTCTGTATGCGACTTGACACCAGTAATGATGATGCGTGGATGCGCAACGAAGCAGAGAGCAAAGTCATCGGGTTATTATTAGATCGATTTTTTGAACTTCATCCCAGAACAGATAATCCTGAACGCCTTTGGCGCTGGACAAAGTGTCTTCGATATGAACATCACAAAAACGAAGGTGAAAGTATATCGGTCAGAGCCCTTGCAAACAATCACGATCTTCGTCGATCAGTTCAGCAAATTGCCTTTTCTGGACTCAATGATCAAGATGAGATATGGTCCCTTATGCACGAGTCTTTTATTTTCCATGCGCATTCAGGCTTAAGGTTCATACAGTATGACATGGAAGCACTCGCGCAGTTTGCATTTGAAACCAAAAATCTGCCTCTTTGGACAACACTCTGGAAAGGCCACAATATTTATAGCAAGGAACACGCTGTCGATCCTTTAAGGAGACTGATGCGTTCACATTCCAGACAAAATCAAGATTTTCTAAAAGCCTGGCACAAAAGAAAGCACGAATGGAATGAAAAGAAGGCTTTTTTTAACGGGCGTCGGCACAAACGCACTTCAAAACGCTGGAAACTTAAGGAAGAGAGGAGAAAGCAAAACAATAGAAGCAACTATGAAAAGAATAAGGAACTGATTGAGTCAGGTCAACATTATGGGTGGCTAAAGATATTCGCAGATCTGTATTTGTTCCAAGATAGGACTGAAAATGACTTTGCTTACGTTGATGATGCAAGCATTGAAAAAGCGCTCCGCAATTGTTTTACTTTTCTCCAAGATCACATTCCAACACTGAAGGAGGCTGCATTATGGAAAAACGCAGACTTACTTCGTGTTTTAAGTGCAGCCTGTTTAGCTCATTTCAAGTATCAAGGGAATTTAAGTGCGATTGCCATTCCTGTTCTACGAATCGTAAAAGCAGATTGGCAAGGCTATTTCGGCATATCCGAAAAAGAAAGTAAAGCATTTGAACAGGAAATTAGTCGCTCGATCTTCATGGACGAATCCTCAAAAAGGAATTTTCTGATTGAATATCTTACTCCCCAGTTTGCGAATCAGGAACACAGTGATGCACCTCGGCTGCTCGAAAAGCCGGAGTTTAAAGATGGTCGTGCAGAATTGGCATTGGAATGGCTTGAAATCCAGTCAAAAATTCCATTTCATACAGCCGAATACCTTTTCAGATTAGCCGCCACGCATCCTGATAAGAATAGATTTTCACAAATGGTAGCGAAAAAATTTGATGAGTCTAAATCCGAAAAGGAGCGTGATGGCAAGAACCCGGTATTATATGGATTTTGGGCGCTTAGAGCTTTCCTATACCTCGGTTTTGAAGAATCCTCAGCCAAAAACTGGCTTAAAGAGGACAAACGCAATATTTTTGGCCTCGAACATCTATTAGGAACATGGGACAGAGAGGAAAACGCTTTTTGGATTAATCTTAACGCGAGAAAAATCTATCATATTCTCGATACATATGTTGATGAGTGGCCTAAAGTATTTTTGCCAAACTCATGGGGGACTGACAGTCCAGAAAACGAAACAGCATATCGCTTTTTAACAGATATAATATGGAAATTCAGGGAGGCTAACCCAGAAGAAGCACTTCCGTTACTTGATAAGATGTTGGAAGATCAGCGTTTCACTGAATTTCACAATGTAGTCAAGACACTGAAAGAAACCGCCCGAAGAAAAAAAGCATTGCATGATTTTCGAGCACCTACACCAGAGAATATCTGTGCATTTCTGGAAAGCCGGAAAATTGTCTCGGTTGAAAATCTGAGGGCCTTGTTGATTGATGAATTACGAGCATATCAAAAATGGCTTACAGGTGCATCAACCGACCCCGTCGAGGTTTTCTATGACGGTAGCAACCATGTGAATGAAACGACTGCATCAAAAAGGGTAGTCGAGGATTTACAGAACCGTTTTAATGCCCTTAATCTATCGGTCTCGATAGAACACCACATGGCAAATAGTAACAGATGTGACATTACGGTTACGACCGTGATCGATGGTAGAGAAATCATGCTTGTTATCGAGGCAAAGGGACAATGGCATCAGGAGCTGTTTGCAGCTGCCAGTTTCCAGTTAAGCGAACGATACTGCATCCATCCGAGCGCAGCAGATCAGGGGGTCTATCTCGTGTACTGGTTCGGTCAGCGTGTAGAGGTTGAAGGCAGAGTCAAACATCACATCGCTTCACCCGAAGAGCTACGAAAGCAGCTTATCGATTCAATGGATGAAGCACTGAAATCAAAAATTGATGTTTTCGTTCTTGACTTATCCAAAAGTTAA
- a CDS encoding DUF3320 domain-containing protein: MPPENETSHPTIPSVTIHGDIAAKINFACQQSSFAFLRDLRIENKDTDSGIDDLHVRLRSSPAFLKQKSWRIDRIAPGEIVTIKDRDIELDGGFLLNLAESVQGTATFTVEAGGRVIDEESRSVELLAYNEWGGVGYMPELLAAFSMPNDPAVDSVLHDTVKVLRKSGKPDAIDGYKSGSRARVWELASAIYTAIANLGIGYTHPPSSFEQNGQKIRLPVQVLENRVATCLDTTMLFASVFEQAGLNPIVVLPEGHALVGVWLQPEELSTIVIDEAETLRKRLQLNELLLIETTCVTQHPALPFSKAIDAAIDSIAPGNDGSFNAAVDIRRARAHRIKPLALKVDRQTEAGGADDSPAVEQIMEDAPELPDFTGEVEEDLQDETPAGRLERWQRKLLDLSTRNSLLSHKTSKSSLHVICPDVALLEDKLAGGMKISIRPVPRPSAQGQDEALHRQRTGEVITDEYAREALGQGQLLVDMDAEELSKRAVDIYRKARTALEEGGANTLYLVLGFLLWKHNDLKDERRFRAPLILLPVTLERKSVRSGFRLSVHDDEPRFNTTLLEMLRKDFDLDIKGLDGPLPTDESGIDVKEIRDRIRKEVRDVPGFEVVEDVVLGNFSFAKYLMWKDLADRTDELRKNPVVRHLIDSPRDLYPARAAFVDPAELDREYTPSDLLTPLPADASQMSAIASADRGKDFIIIGPPGTGKSQTISNMIAHMLGKGKSVLFVSEKTAALDAVHRRLEKVGLGRFCLPLHSNKARKSEVLGQLHRNWEQHRKISVEDWEKEAERLRLVRDQLNLVVNRLHLRRRNGLTVHYAIGVKVRDEAIASRVIFSWPSADQHDESRLAGIREAVEKLRVQYASIGDFSQSPFKLVSSGEWSPPWQEQLTKQAVSLAATADKAERACTALLDGVGITLPDLTLDRLDTLSAFASLLAESWRKQTAYALEPDGQERIEALEEAVHRLKAYAEAQASLCCAYEPMAWRRLDGDDIAWRWQEAEAAWGPKGFFARRKLIKEMKTEGALGDPDPARDAPALKRMREEGEALDRLEGMLSGFREWKGHATDAAALKVLEDIGKRAKSVVGRLVEDTTTLIELRGKVRNLLYEGNDLLAPDASVGRAIALFLEANTQLHETCVRFEVLAGSSVREHFSSHAKALEAIRETAEDIAARHAELRSWCSWRRYRDQAIALELGPFVEALEAGGIPVDEIEKTFEAAYCAWWSAMVIGEDEVLRTFSTPQHLAAINKFRELDDRFQKLTADYITARLSGNMPHPDDIERRSSWGVLRREIQKRSRHKPVRQLIKEIPDVLNALAPCLMMSPLSVAQYLPADQALFDVVIFDEASQITVWDAVGSLARGKQVIIAGDPKQMPPTNFFAHSDDDPDGDIDIEGDLESILDEMIGASIPKCLLNLHYRSRRESLIAFSNSRYYENSLVTFPAPVHPDLAVKLVRPEGFYARGNARHNEGEAKAIVAEILRRLTHSDEHIRKQSIGVVTFNTEQQGLIEDLLDKARSANPHIEPAFSIEHTLEPVFVKNLETVQGDERDIILFSVTYGPDQSGHVTMNFGPLNRDGGERRLNVALTRARSEMIVFSTLSPDRIDLSRTSARAVIDLKHFLEYAERGPSALGAAVHGSTGDFDSPFESAVAQALRGKGWTVQPQIGVSAYRIDLGIVHPDSPGRYLAGIECDGAMYHSSAFARERDKIRQNVLEDLGWKILRLWSTDWWTHRAKALDDLHCSLNDLLETERQVLVEEPAMDFVPPKTTLIASLQTPPIGLPQTFPATFAEEVAEQTESAYEAAQLDPERFSPEPDLFYTDEYASRLTEMIDHVIEQEGPIHEEVLVRRIARFHGFKRAGNQIQDIVLAIAKRRQCHSREKAGIFFWPKEGFEERRAPARWKGRDDEMRKVEYICQEEIRAIDKLLETNGDPVELARNLGIARLSQFARERINEVTSLLKDSTNGK; encoded by the coding sequence ATGCCTCCAGAAAACGAAACCTCACATCCAACTATTCCATCTGTTACCATACATGGCGATATCGCTGCAAAAATAAACTTCGCATGCCAGCAGAGTTCATTTGCGTTTCTCCGTGACTTGCGTATAGAAAACAAGGATACCGATTCGGGCATTGACGACCTTCATGTCAGGCTCCGCTCAAGTCCGGCATTCCTGAAACAGAAATCATGGAGGATCGATCGAATTGCTCCAGGAGAGATCGTCACCATCAAGGATCGTGATATAGAGCTTGATGGCGGCTTTCTGTTGAACCTCGCAGAATCGGTTCAGGGTACCGCAACCTTTACCGTGGAAGCTGGAGGTCGGGTAATTGATGAGGAGAGCCGATCGGTAGAACTGTTGGCTTATAATGAATGGGGCGGCGTCGGTTATATGCCGGAACTTCTTGCCGCATTCTCGATGCCGAACGATCCAGCTGTAGACAGCGTGTTACATGACACCGTCAAGGTGCTCAGGAAATCGGGCAAACCGGATGCGATCGACGGCTATAAATCCGGCAGCCGTGCGCGGGTATGGGAACTGGCTTCCGCCATCTATACGGCGATAGCCAACCTCGGTATTGGTTATACCCACCCGCCTTCAAGCTTCGAGCAGAATGGGCAAAAGATCCGCCTGCCGGTACAGGTGCTTGAAAACCGCGTGGCGACCTGTCTCGATACGACCATGCTGTTCGCTTCGGTTTTCGAACAGGCAGGTCTCAATCCGATTGTCGTATTACCGGAGGGGCATGCTCTCGTCGGCGTCTGGCTGCAGCCCGAAGAGCTTTCAACCATTGTCATCGACGAAGCGGAGACCCTGCGCAAGCGGTTGCAGCTTAACGAGCTTTTGCTGATAGAGACCACCTGTGTGACCCAACATCCTGCGCTCCCGTTTTCAAAGGCGATCGATGCGGCAATCGATAGTATCGCGCCCGGGAATGATGGGTCATTCAATGCTGCCGTCGATATCCGAAGGGCACGTGCACACCGGATCAAGCCGCTTGCCCTGAAAGTTGACCGGCAGACTGAAGCTGGTGGAGCTGATGACAGTCCGGCTGTTGAGCAGATAATGGAAGATGCGCCCGAGCTTCCCGATTTCACCGGAGAAGTCGAGGAAGATCTGCAGGATGAAACTCCCGCCGGTCGCCTTGAGCGTTGGCAGCGGAAACTGCTTGATCTTTCGACACGCAACTCGCTGCTCAGCCATAAAACCTCGAAATCCAGCCTGCATGTTATCTGCCCCGATGTGGCTCTTCTCGAAGACAAGCTTGCCGGTGGTATGAAAATTTCGATCCGCCCAGTTCCTCGCCCGAGCGCACAAGGGCAGGATGAAGCGTTGCATCGCCAGCGAACCGGCGAAGTCATTACCGACGAATATGCCCGTGAAGCTCTCGGTCAGGGGCAATTGCTGGTAGATATGGATGCAGAAGAACTCTCGAAGAGGGCCGTCGATATCTATCGTAAAGCCAGGACTGCCCTTGAGGAAGGGGGTGCCAATACGCTCTACCTTGTCCTTGGTTTTCTTCTCTGGAAGCACAACGACCTGAAGGATGAACGGCGTTTCCGGGCTCCGCTTATTCTGCTGCCCGTTACGCTTGAACGCAAATCCGTGCGAAGCGGCTTCCGGTTGTCTGTTCATGACGATGAACCGCGTTTCAATACCACACTCCTCGAAATGCTGAGGAAGGATTTCGATCTTGATATCAAGGGTCTCGATGGTCCCTTGCCGACCGATGAAAGCGGCATCGATGTAAAAGAAATCCGTGATCGGATCAGAAAAGAGGTGAGAGATGTTCCCGGTTTCGAGGTGGTCGAGGATGTCGTTCTCGGCAATTTCTCCTTTGCCAAATACCTCATGTGGAAGGACCTTGCAGATCGTACCGATGAACTGCGGAAAAATCCGGTCGTCCGGCATCTTATCGATTCGCCTCGGGATCTCTATCCGGCAAGGGCTGCCTTTGTTGATCCTGCCGAACTGGACCGGGAGTACACGCCTTCCGACCTGCTGACGCCGCTTCCGGCGGATGCCTCCCAGATGTCGGCAATCGCGAGTGCCGATCGGGGAAAGGACTTCATCATCATCGGGCCGCCGGGAACCGGTAAAAGCCAGACAATCAGCAATATGATCGCCCATATGCTGGGCAAAGGTAAATCGGTTCTTTTTGTCTCCGAAAAGACTGCAGCTCTCGATGCGGTACATCGCCGGCTGGAAAAAGTCGGTCTTGGCCGTTTCTGCCTGCCGCTCCATTCCAATAAAGCCCGAAAGAGCGAGGTTCTTGGGCAACTGCATCGCAACTGGGAGCAACATCGGAAAATATCCGTCGAGGATTGGGAAAAAGAGGCTGAACGGCTCAGGCTGGTTCGCGACCAGCTCAATCTTGTGGTCAACCGGTTGCACCTCCGCCGACGCAACGGGTTGACGGTGCACTATGCCATTGGCGTCAAGGTACGGGATGAAGCGATTGCGTCGAGGGTGATATTTTCCTGGCCTTCAGCCGACCAGCATGACGAAAGCCGACTGGCAGGCATCCGCGAAGCTGTCGAAAAGCTGCGCGTGCAATACGCATCTATCGGCGATTTTTCCCAAAGTCCATTCAAGCTCGTCAGCTCTGGCGAATGGTCGCCCCCATGGCAGGAGCAGCTCACAAAACAGGCCGTCAGTCTCGCTGCTACAGCAGACAAAGCAGAACGTGCGTGTACAGCATTGCTCGATGGAGTTGGCATTACATTGCCCGATCTGACCCTTGATCGTCTCGATACTCTCTCGGCGTTCGCTTCGCTGCTTGCGGAATCCTGGCGCAAACAGACCGCCTATGCCCTTGAACCCGACGGCCAGGAGCGAATCGAAGCGCTCGAAGAGGCCGTTCATCGACTCAAGGCCTATGCCGAAGCGCAGGCTTCTCTCTGTTGTGCCTATGAGCCCATGGCGTGGCGTCGTCTCGATGGCGACGACATTGCCTGGCGCTGGCAGGAGGCAGAGGCAGCATGGGGCCCGAAGGGATTCTTTGCCAGGCGGAAACTCATCAAAGAGATGAAAACGGAAGGTGCGCTTGGCGATCCTGATCCGGCACGCGATGCGCCCGCCCTGAAGCGCATGCGCGAAGAGGGCGAAGCCCTCGATCGTCTTGAGGGCATGCTTTCCGGGTTCAGGGAGTGGAAAGGTCATGCGACCGATGCCGCTGCATTGAAAGTGCTTGAAGATATCGGCAAACGGGCAAAATCGGTCGTTGGCCGTCTTGTCGAAGATACGACGACTCTGATCGAACTGCGCGGCAAGGTTCGTAACCTGTTGTACGAAGGTAACGACCTTTTGGCGCCCGACGCTTCGGTAGGTCGCGCAATAGCGCTTTTCCTCGAGGCCAACACTCAACTGCATGAAACATGCGTCAGATTCGAAGTCCTTGCAGGCAGTTCCGTTCGTGAGCATTTTTCCAGCCACGCGAAAGCTCTTGAAGCCATTCGGGAAACCGCTGAAGATATTGCCGCACGCCATGCGGAATTGCGTTCATGGTGTTCGTGGAGGCGATATCGCGACCAAGCCATAGCTCTTGAGCTTGGCCCGTTCGTCGAAGCGCTCGAAGCAGGCGGCATTCCTGTCGATGAGATCGAAAAGACGTTCGAGGCGGCATACTGTGCCTGGTGGTCGGCCATGGTTATCGGCGAAGACGAGGTGCTGCGTACCTTTTCTACGCCTCAGCATCTTGCCGCGATCAACAAATTCCGTGAACTCGACGACCGTTTCCAGAAACTTACGGCAGACTATATCACGGCCAGGCTATCGGGTAACATGCCGCATCCCGACGATATCGAACGGAGATCCTCCTGGGGTGTTCTTCGTCGTGAAATCCAGAAACGGAGCCGCCATAAGCCGGTCAGGCAGCTGATAAAGGAAATACCCGACGTCCTGAACGCTCTCGCCCCATGCCTCATGATGTCGCCGCTCTCCGTTGCCCAGTATCTGCCAGCCGATCAGGCGCTGTTTGACGTCGTCATCTTCGACGAAGCATCGCAGATTACCGTCTGGGACGCTGTAGGTTCCCTCGCACGCGGTAAACAGGTCATCATCGCCGGCGACCCGAAGCAGATGCCGCCCACCAACTTTTTTGCACATTCCGATGATGATCCCGACGGCGATATCGATATCGAAGGCGATCTCGAAAGCATTCTCGATGAAATGATCGGGGCGAGCATACCGAAATGCCTGCTCAATCTCCATTACCGTTCGCGTCGCGAAAGCCTTATCGCTTTCTCCAACAGCCGTTACTACGAAAATTCACTTGTTACCTTTCCTGCTCCGGTTCACCCTGACCTTGCGGTGAAGCTTGTCCGCCCAGAAGGCTTTTACGCACGAGGTAACGCCCGCCACAATGAGGGCGAGGCAAAGGCAATCGTCGCAGAAATTCTGAGGCGCCTTACCCATTCCGATGAGCATATCCGCAAACAGTCCATCGGCGTGGTAACCTTCAACACCGAACAGCAGGGGCTTATCGAGGATCTGCTCGACAAGGCGCGTTCCGCGAATCCCCACATCGAACCGGCATTTTCGATCGAGCATACCCTCGAACCGGTTTTTGTCAAGAATCTCGAAACCGTGCAGGGGGACGAGCGCGATATCATTCTCTTCAGCGTCACCTACGGGCCTGACCAGTCGGGTCACGTTACCATGAATTTCGGCCCGCTCAACCGTGACGGTGGAGAACGGCGCCTCAATGTGGCGCTTACGCGGGCTCGATCGGAGATGATCGTCTTTTCAACGCTCAGCCCTGATCGCATCGATCTCTCCCGAACATCGGCAAGAGCCGTTATCGACCTGAAGCATTTTCTCGAATACGCCGAACGAGGCCCATCAGCACTCGGAGCTGCCGTCCATGGTTCAACAGGGGATTTCGATTCTCCTTTCGAATCGGCTGTAGCTCAGGCATTGCGCGGCAAAGGGTGGACGGTGCAGCCGCAGATCGGTGTTTCGGCCTATCGCATCGATCTCGGCATTGTTCATCCCGATTCCCCCGGCCGCTATCTTGCCGGAATTGAATGCGACGGGGCCATGTACCACAGCTCGGCTTTCGCCCGTGAACGCGACAAAATCCGCCAGAACGTGCTCGAAGATCTCGGCTGGAAAATCCTGCGCCTCTGGTCAACCGACTGGTGGACCCACCGAGCCAAAGCGCTTGACGATCTCCACTGCTCACTCAATGATCTGCTGGAAACCGAACGGCAGGTGTTGGTCGAGGAACCAGCTATGGATTTCGTACCGCCCAAGACCACACTCATCGCGAGCCTGCAAACACCGCCAATCGGATTGCCGCAAACCTTCCCAGCTACATTCGCCGAAGAGGTTGCTGAACAAACAGAGAGCGCCTATGAAGCTGCTCAGCTTGATCCGGAACGGTTCAGCCCTGAGCCCGATCTCTTCTACACTGACGAGTACGCATCTCGTCTGACCGAAATGATCGATCACGTCATCGAACAGGAAGGCCCGATCCACGAAGAAGTTCTCGTCAGAAGGATTGCCCGCTTCCATGGCTTCAAACGTGCCGGCAATCAAATCCAGGACATCGTGCTCGCCATCGCCAAACGCCGTCAATGCCACAGCAGGGAAAAGGCAGGCATCTTCTTCTGGCCCAAAGAGGGTTTCGAAGAACGCCGCGCTCCTGCCCGTTGGAAAGGACGTGATGATGAAATGCGCAAAGTCGAATACATCTGTCAGGAAGAGATCAGGGCAATTGATAAATTACTTGAGACAAATGGCGACCCGGTTGAACTGGCAAGAAATCTCGGTATCGCCCGGCTCAGCCAGTTTGCAAGAGAGCGGATAAACGAGGTAACGTCTCTATTAAAGGATTCTACAAATGGAAAATAG
- a CDS encoding type II toxin-antitoxin system death-on-curing family toxin yields MTWRWLLEGVVMAIHDEQIAEHGGITGVRDAVLLFSALERPKNQAHYGKPSVFDLAAAYAYGIIRNHPFADGNKRTGFLAAYVFLHSNGWELRAREAEAVHVVLALAAGEMDEPGFSNWLENNSVIRENRL; encoded by the coding sequence ATGACCTGGCGCTGGCTTCTGGAAGGGGTGGTTATGGCCATACATGACGAACAGATTGCCGAGCACGGAGGTATTACAGGCGTTCGTGATGCGGTTCTTTTATTCTCGGCCCTCGAACGCCCGAAAAACCAGGCACATTATGGCAAACCCTCCGTATTCGATCTGGCCGCCGCCTATGCCTATGGCATCATTCGTAACCATCCCTTTGCGGACGGCAACAAACGCACCGGATTTCTGGCAGCCTATGTGTTTCTCCACAGTAACGGATGGGAGCTGAGGGCAAGGGAAGCCGAAGCCGTTCATGTCGTATTGGCTTTAGCGGCAGGCGAAATGGATGAACCCGGTTTTTCGAACTGGCTTGAAAACAACTCCGTTATACGGGAGAATCGGCTATAA
- a CDS encoding AbrB/MazE/SpoVT family DNA-binding domain-containing protein — protein sequence MRATVSKIGNSTGVILPKAAVERLKVKPGDVVYLTETSTGYTVTPYDPEFEAQMEAARRGMTEYRNALHELAK from the coding sequence ATGCGTGCAACAGTATCGAAGATCGGAAATTCGACAGGAGTTATTCTGCCAAAAGCAGCGGTCGAGCGCCTGAAGGTAAAGCCGGGAGATGTCGTGTATTTAACCGAAACGTCAACGGGCTATACAGTGACTCCCTACGACCCGGAATTCGAAGCGCAAATGGAGGCGGCCCGTCGTGGCATGACAGAATACCGGAACGCTCTGCACGAGCTTGCCAAATGA